In Deltaproteobacteria bacterium, a single window of DNA contains:
- the rimM gene encoding 16S rRNA processing protein RimM, protein MPPADFTALSATHGAPDEPLCPLGTIVNTHGIRGEVRLLPYNPDSDTLQPGQTVVLRWADRTQPARLRSVRAHKLFRLLVVEGVDSATAAEALIGAELCIAMAALPAARPGEVYHHSLIGLSVYTLDGRDLGIVDSVMATGSNDVCVVRGESGEHLIPLIEDIVREIDVAGGRLVIDPLPGLLD, encoded by the coding sequence GTGCCGCCCGCCGACTTCACTGCTCTTTCCGCTACCCACGGCGCGCCTGACGAGCCGCTGTGCCCCCTCGGCACGATCGTCAACACCCACGGGATCCGCGGCGAAGTGCGCTTGCTGCCGTACAACCCCGACTCGGACACACTGCAACCCGGCCAGACCGTCGTGCTGCGCTGGGCCGATCGCACGCAGCCCGCGCGGCTACGGAGTGTGCGCGCCCATAAACTGTTTCGCCTGTTAGTCGTCGAAGGTGTCGACTCGGCGACGGCTGCCGAAGCGCTGATCGGCGCCGAACTGTGCATCGCCATGGCCGCATTGCCAGCGGCGCGTCCCGGTGAGGTCTATCATCATTCGCTGATCGGTTTGAGCGTCTATACGCTGGATGGGCGCGATCTGGGGATCGTGGATAGTGTGATGGCAACCGGCAGCAATGACGTCTGTGTGGTTCGCGGTGAATCCGGCGAGCACCTGATTCCATTGATCGAAGACATCGTCCGCGAAATCGACGTGGCCGGCGGCCGCTTGGTCATCGACCCGCTCCCGGGCTTGTTGGACTGA
- the trmD gene encoding tRNA (guanosine(37)-N1)-methyltransferase TrmD, whose translation MRFHLVTLFPELFDSVLRASMLQKGQERGAIEFVRYNVRDYATDKHRVTDDAPYGGGPGMVMKPEPLVAAIEATGDGPTRPRRILLSPQGRVLTQTVAAELAALPALALVCGRYEGVDERVREFVDDEISVGDYVLSGGEIAALVVIDAVSRLVPGVLGAAESAVAESFQDGVLEYPQYTRPPEFRGREVPPVLLSGDHETIRRWRRAQALQRTAARRPDLFERLSLSEAERALLSLRPPRPRHG comes from the coding sequence ATGCGCTTTCACCTCGTCACGTTGTTTCCGGAACTCTTCGACTCCGTGCTCCGCGCGTCGATGCTGCAAAAGGGGCAGGAGCGCGGCGCGATCGAGTTCGTGCGCTACAACGTCCGCGACTACGCGACCGACAAACACCGGGTGACCGACGATGCTCCCTACGGCGGCGGGCCGGGGATGGTGATGAAGCCGGAACCGCTGGTGGCCGCAATCGAGGCCACCGGCGACGGTCCAACACGGCCGCGGCGCATCCTGTTGTCACCGCAAGGTCGCGTGCTGACTCAAACGGTTGCGGCAGAACTGGCCGCACTACCCGCGCTCGCACTCGTTTGCGGCCGTTATGAAGGCGTCGACGAGCGGGTGCGCGAGTTCGTCGACGATGAAATTTCGGTCGGTGACTACGTGCTCTCCGGGGGGGAAATCGCCGCGCTTGTGGTGATCGATGCCGTGAGTCGACTGGTGCCCGGCGTGCTCGGCGCCGCCGAGTCGGCGGTGGCCGAGTCGTTTCAAGACGGTGTGCTCGAGTATCCGCAATACACGCGACCGCCCGAGTTTCGCGGACGTGAGGTTCCGCCAGTGTTGCTGTCGGGCGATCACGAGACGATTCGACGTTGGCGCCGCGCGCAAGCATTGCAGCGCACTGCAGCACGGCGCCCCGATCTGTTCGAGCGCCTCTCGTTGAGCGAGGCCGAGCGCGCCTTGCTCTCGCTCCGTCCGCCGCGCCCTCGCCATGGCTGA
- a CDS encoding RNA methyltransferase yields the protein MADLYLALIHFPVLDKNGLIVTSAVTNMDVHDIARTCRTYGVSRFFVATPVKTLHALVAKIIEHWQTGYGSTYNATRKDALALVALANDLDDVMIAIEREAGTRPVVIATSARSRGDRLTFAELRRQIEHAAEPRLLLLGTGWGLAPAVLDRVDGLLEPLIGPSDYNHLSVRAAAAVILDRLRAPR from the coding sequence ATGGCTGATCTCTACCTGGCGCTGATCCATTTTCCCGTCCTCGATAAGAACGGTCTGATCGTCACCAGCGCGGTGACGAACATGGACGTTCACGACATCGCGCGGACCTGCCGCACCTATGGAGTCAGTCGATTCTTCGTCGCCACACCAGTGAAGACGTTGCACGCGCTGGTCGCCAAAATCATTGAGCACTGGCAGACCGGCTACGGCAGCACCTACAACGCCACTCGCAAGGATGCGCTCGCCCTTGTGGCGCTCGCCAACGATCTCGACGACGTGATGATCGCCATCGAACGCGAGGCCGGCACGCGCCCGGTGGTGATCGCGACCTCGGCGCGATCGCGGGGCGATCGCCTGACCTTCGCCGAACTGCGCCGACAGATCGAGCACGCGGCCGAACCGCGGCTGCTCCTGCTGGGAACCGGGTGGGGGCTCGCCCCCGCCGTGCTCGATCGCGTCGACGGATTGCTCGAGCCGTTGATCGGGCCGAGCGACTACAATCATCTCTCGGTACGGGCGGCGGCCGCGGTCATTCTTGACCGGCTGCGTGCGCCGCGCTAG
- the rplS gene encoding 50S ribosomal protein L19: MTLIDTIEREQLRTDVPVFKAGDTLRVHVRVVEGDKERIQVFEGVVIRRSRGANRATFTVRKRSYGVGVERTFPVHSPRIAKIEVMTRGQVRRAKLYYLRELSGKAARIEEEAPARTDTATPAAS; the protein is encoded by the coding sequence ATGACCCTGATCGATACGATCGAGCGCGAGCAATTGAGGACAGATGTCCCGGTTTTCAAGGCGGGCGACACCCTGCGCGTCCACGTCCGAGTGGTCGAGGGTGACAAGGAGCGCATTCAGGTCTTCGAAGGGGTCGTCATTCGCCGTTCCCGCGGCGCCAATCGGGCGACGTTTACGGTGCGTAAGCGGTCCTACGGGGTCGGGGTCGAACGGACGTTCCCGGTTCACTCGCCGCGCATCGCCAAGATCGAAGTCATGACGCGCGGCCAGGTGCGGCGCGCCAAGCTGTACTATCTGCGCGAGCTGTCCGGAAAGGCCGCCCGCATCGAAGAAGAGGCCCCAGCGCGAACCGACACCGCCACCCCGGCGGCGAGCTAG
- a CDS encoding polymer-forming cytoskeletal protein, which produces MMPSHAMPRSLLGADTVVTGRLSFTVPTRIDGTLRGEVRASELLVIGEDGFVDGTVRALKLIVLGKMRGDVRGAERVEIGPGGQLTGTIETRSLVVADGGQLDGDCRIQPARDNVVPLHTVAAAPEA; this is translated from the coding sequence ATGATGCCGTCACACGCGATGCCGCGCTCGTTGCTGGGTGCCGACACCGTGGTGACTGGTCGGTTGAGTTTCACCGTACCGACGCGCATCGACGGCACCTTGCGGGGCGAGGTGCGCGCCAGCGAACTGCTGGTGATCGGCGAAGATGGTTTCGTCGACGGCACCGTGCGTGCGCTGAAGCTGATCGTGCTGGGCAAGATGCGTGGTGACGTTCGTGGCGCCGAGCGGGTTGAGATCGGTCCGGGTGGCCAACTCACCGGCACCATCGAGACCCGCAGTCTCGTGGTCGCCGACGGCGGCCAGTTGGATGGCGATTGCCGGATTCAGCCGGCACGCGACAATGTCGTGCCGTTGCACACCGTCGCCGCGGCCCCCGAGGCGTAG
- a CDS encoding dipeptide ABC transporter ATP-binding protein — protein MTPLVEVRGLIKHFPVGTGFFGRGTQQVRAVDGIDLTINPGETLGIVGESGCGKSTLGRLVLRLLEPTAGEVIFDGVNLQSLSAAALRAKRREMQIIFQDPYGSLNPRMRVGTIVGEGLDIHAIARGEEKRQLVMKLLERVGLRPDAYERYPHEFSGGQRQRIGIARALAVRPRLIVCDEPVSALDVSIQAQIINLLQDLQTEFGLAYLFIAHDLRVVEHISHRVAIMYLGKIVELSESVELYRNPRHPYTRALLSAVPVPDPTSKRARIILPGDVPSPINPPPGCAFHPRCAHAEARCRKELPPLVAGRGGHAVACPVFPA, from the coding sequence ATGACGCCGCTGGTCGAAGTGCGCGGGCTGATCAAGCACTTCCCTGTGGGCACCGGATTCTTCGGCCGCGGCACGCAGCAGGTGCGCGCGGTCGATGGCATCGATCTCACCATCAACCCGGGCGAGACGCTCGGCATCGTCGGCGAGTCGGGTTGCGGCAAGTCGACGCTCGGGCGGCTGGTCTTGCGCCTGCTCGAACCGACCGCCGGCGAGGTGATCTTCGACGGCGTGAACTTGCAATCGCTGAGCGCCGCGGCGTTGCGCGCCAAGCGACGCGAGATGCAGATCATCTTTCAGGACCCGTACGGCTCGCTGAACCCGCGCATGCGCGTCGGCACGATCGTCGGCGAGGGGCTCGACATTCATGCCATTGCTCGCGGAGAGGAGAAGCGGCAGTTGGTGATGAAGCTGCTCGAACGCGTCGGCCTGCGTCCCGATGCGTACGAGCGATATCCGCACGAGTTCAGCGGTGGCCAGCGCCAGCGCATTGGCATCGCGCGGGCGCTCGCGGTGCGACCGCGACTGATCGTCTGCGACGAGCCTGTTTCCGCACTCGACGTGTCGATCCAGGCGCAGATCATCAACTTACTGCAAGACCTGCAGACCGAATTCGGCCTCGCGTACCTTTTCATCGCGCACGACCTGCGCGTGGTCGAGCACATCAGCCACCGCGTGGCGATCATGTATCTCGGGAAAATCGTCGAGCTGTCGGAGAGCGTCGAGCTGTATCGCAACCCGCGCCATCCGTACACTCGCGCGCTGCTGTCGGCGGTGCCGGTTCCCGATCCCACCAGCAAGCGCGCGCGCATCATCCTACCGGGCGACGTACCGAGTCCGATCAATCCGCCACCGGGTTGTGCGTTCCATCCGCGCTGTGCCCACGCCGAGGCGCGCTGCCGGAAAGAATTGCCGCCACTAGTTGCAGGACGCGGGGGTCATGCGGTAGCTTGTCCCGTATTCCCTGCATGA
- a CDS encoding ABC transporter ATP-binding protein → MALLEIRDLRVTFRTRNGDGCAVDGVSLSLDVGRTLGVVGESGCGKTMTALSVLRLVPPQARIAGEIIFDGRKLLDLSERDMRGVRGNDIAMIFQEPMSSLNPVFTVGNQIAEAVRLHQGLGRQAARAKAIEMLKLVEIAEPERRVDEYPHQLSGGMRQRVMIAMALSCNPRLLIADEPTTALDVTIQAQILDLIGGLRDRLGMALLLITHDLGVVAERADDVAIMYAGRVVERAPVTTIFAHPLHPYTRGLLRSVPKVGNEKARRLETIAGVVPNLFDLPSGCRFRDRCPIAIAPCATTDPPLNAYGADHFAACIRAHETGVAGVHA, encoded by the coding sequence GTGGCGTTGCTGGAAATTCGCGACTTGCGCGTGACCTTTCGCACGCGCAACGGTGACGGGTGCGCGGTGGACGGCGTGTCGTTGTCGCTCGATGTCGGACGCACGCTCGGGGTCGTGGGCGAGTCGGGCTGCGGCAAGACGATGACCGCGCTGTCGGTGCTCCGCCTAGTGCCGCCACAGGCGCGCATTGCCGGTGAGATCATCTTCGACGGGCGCAAGCTGCTCGACCTCAGCGAACGCGACATGCGCGGCGTACGCGGCAACGACATCGCGATGATCTTTCAGGAGCCGATGTCTTCGCTCAACCCGGTGTTCACCGTCGGCAACCAGATCGCGGAAGCGGTGCGGTTGCATCAGGGGCTCGGCCGGCAAGCGGCGCGCGCAAAAGCCATCGAGATGCTCAAGCTGGTGGAAATCGCCGAACCGGAGCGTCGCGTCGACGAGTATCCGCACCAGCTCAGCGGCGGCATGCGCCAGCGGGTGATGATCGCCATGGCGTTGTCGTGCAATCCGCGGCTGCTCATCGCCGACGAGCCCACCACCGCACTCGATGTGACGATTCAAGCGCAGATCCTCGATCTGATCGGCGGCCTGCGCGATCGCCTCGGGATGGCGCTGCTGCTCATCACCCACGATCTCGGCGTGGTAGCCGAGCGCGCCGACGACGTCGCCATCATGTACGCCGGCCGTGTGGTCGAGCGCGCGCCGGTGACCACCATCTTTGCCCACCCGTTGCACCCGTACACTCGCGGGTTGCTGCGTTCGGTGCCCAAGGTGGGCAACGAGAAAGCTCGCCGACTCGAAACCATCGCTGGGGTGGTGCCAAACTTGTTCGATCTGCCGAGCGGCTGTCGCTTCCGCGATCGCTGTCCAATCGCGATCGCGCCCTGCGCCACCACCGATCCACCACTCAACGCCTACGGCGCCGATCACTTCGCGGCGTGCATCCGCGCCCACGAGACGGGCGTTGCCGGAGTCCATGCATGA